The Streptomyces sp. NBC_01276 genome contains the following window.
GACCTCGTCGCCAGTCGCGTCCGACTGGACCCCTGGGAGGCACATACGGCGGCGGAGCCGCTGGTGTGGCTCGACAGAACAGCCTTCGACGCCATTGATCAGGCAGGAATTCGACACGAGCCGCGCCGAGCGCGACCCTTGAAGTCGGGACCAGGCGGTGGGCCGGGGACCGCGTGCCCGTCAGTTCGCGGACCAGAAGGTCCCAGCGGAGGCTGTGAACATAGGGCAGGCAGTCGAGGAACGCGCGCAGCAACTCCATGCCGCCCGGCTCCCACCTCGCCGTGACATCTACTACACCTCCCGACCCCTTCGCCCTGTTTTGCGCCATGCGGCGTGAGCGCCCGGTCTATGCGGATGAACACGCACGCCAGCGGGGGAAGAATCATTGCCGTGTACACCGAGATGCGTACGTCCGTACGAGATGGCTGGGGCCGGTGGTGCTGGGCAACAGCGGTGATGGGTGCACAAAGGAGTCACAGCGACTGATTCCACCCTTCATGCGACGCGTGGGCTTCGAAAGGATGGTCCCGACAATCCGGGCCGCCCGCACGGACGGGCGGCCTCCGGTCGCCGACCCAGAGGGGAACCACCATGTCAGCGCGCAAGACCCTGGCGATCACCGCCGCCACCGCGGCCCTGATCGCGGGCCCCGCCCTGTCCGCCCACGCCTCGACCGCCACCCCGACCGACCAGCAGACCGTCTACGCCGGGCAGGCACGGGCCGCCGGCCTCTCCGGCCGGCAGGCCGGGCAGCTCCAGCGGCGGGTCGACGCCGTCCTCGCGAAGGACCCGCAGGCCCGCCAGGTCTCCGCGAACACACTCGCCACCGCCGGCGGCACCGTGACCGTCGCCGTCCCCGGCCGCGCCGAAACCCGCGACCTCGCCTCCCCCGAAACGGCCCTGGCCTGCAACAACGGCCACCTGTGCATCGTCGACGGGCGGGGTTACGCCTACGACTTCTACCGCTGCGGCTACTACGACTTCGACGGCGTCGGCGACGGCACCTTCAACAACAACCAGACCTCCGGCACCCGGGCCCGCTTCTACAACTCCGACGGCAGCGAACGCTGGTCGAACGTGGCCAAGTCCACCGGCACGGCCTCCTGGACCCCCGTCTACCACATCCGCCCCTGCTGACCGGACCCTCCGAAGGCGCCCCCGCCCATCCCGGGCGGGGGCGCCGCTCACGCGTCCGGGAACAGGCGGAACCAGACCGCCTTGACGCAGGATCCGGCGGCGGCCGTCACCGCCCACTCGTCGGCGTACACGGCGACCAGTACGAGCCCCCGCCCGCCCGTGACCATCGGGCCGGCCACACCGCCGCCGGGCGGTCGGCGCTCGGGTGCGCAGTCGTAGACGTAGACCGTCACCCGGCCGTCCAGCAGGGCGACCTCGACGGTGATCTCCGGCGTATCGGTGTGCCGGTACGCATTGGTCACCACCTCGGAGGTACAGAGCCGCGCCCGCTCCCGCAGGGCGTCCCCCCATCCGGGCCCACGCAACAGGGACACCACCCAGTCCCGCGCGATCCCCGGAGTCCGCGCCCGACTCGGCGCGGTCATCCGATAGCTGAGCCCGGACGATCCCCCCGCGTGGGTCAAAGCTCCCGTGTTCTTCATCCCGCTCATCTCCCAAGGCAGTCGGGTGCCGTCCCGAGACCCCCCAGCCCGTGTCCCTGGTCATGCGCGCCGCCCCAACAGGCTTCACGTCGACTGCACTTCGGGCTGAGCGGAACGGATTCCACTGCCCGGAACGTAGGGCGCAACATTGGGACGGCGCAACAGTGGGACACCCGTACCATCCGAATGAGTGGACCCTCGACCCCGTCGAGCGGCACACTCGTATCCGGAAGAGAGGGAGGGCCCCATGCCGCCGAGGAGCTACCCGACCGCCCGCCAGAAACGGCTGGGCGCGGAACTGCGCAAGCTCCGCGAGAGAGCCGGCATGAACGGCGCCACCGCAGCCGCGTACCTGGGCGGCGAACGAGCCCAGATCAGCCATATCGAATCAGGTCGTTACGGCGTCAGCGACGAGCGGGTGCGCCGCCTGGCTGCCCACTATTCGGCCACCGACAAGCACCTCGTCGACGCGCTCGCCGCCATGGCGATGGAACGCGGCAAGGGCTGGTGGGACGAGTACCGGGGCGCCCTCTCGCCGGGCTTCCTCGACGTGGCCGAGCTCGAATTCCACGCCACGCACATCCGCGTGATCCAGATGCTGCACGTCCCCGGGCAGCTCCAGACCGACGCCTACGCCCGGAGCCTGATTCGCAGCGGGATGTCCGACCTTCCGGCGGCCGATCTCAACACCCGTGTCGAGCACCGCATGAGACGTCGCGTCATCTTCGAGCGCCCGCGACCCACCCCCTTCGAGGCGTTCATCCACGAGGCCGCCCTCCGCATGCGCTACTGCGACGCGGACACCATGCGGGAGCAGCTCGAGTTCTTGCACGAGATGTCGCACCGGCCGTCGGTGACCGTCCGCATCGTGCCCTTCGGGCGCCAGATCACCGGCTCGGTGCATTCGGTGCTCTACGCGGGCGGCGCCATTCCGGCGCTCGACACCGTCCAGATCGACAGCGCTTTCGACGGCGGCTTCCTGGACGCAGAGGCTCAGCTCACCAAGTACCGGGGATTGCTCGCATCCATCGAGTCGATCTCCCTCGGAACGG
Protein-coding sequences here:
- a CDS encoding ATP-binding protein, giving the protein MSGMKNTGALTHAGGSSGLSYRMTAPSRARTPGIARDWVVSLLRGPGWGDALRERARLCTSEVVTNAYRHTDTPEITVEVALLDGRVTVYVYDCAPERRPPGGGVAGPMVTGGRGLVLVAVYADEWAVTAAAGSCVKAVWFRLFPDA
- a CDS encoding helix-turn-helix domain-containing protein; translation: MPPRSYPTARQKRLGAELRKLRERAGMNGATAAAYLGGERAQISHIESGRYGVSDERVRRLAAHYSATDKHLVDALAAMAMERGKGWWDEYRGALSPGFLDVAELEFHATHIRVIQMLHVPGQLQTDAYARSLIRSGMSDLPAADLNTRVEHRMRRRVIFERPRPTPFEAFIHEAALRMRYCDADTMREQLEFLHEMSHRPSVTVRIVPFGRQITGSVHSVLYAGGAIPALDTVQIDSAFDGGFLDAEAQLTKYRGLLASIESISLGTEESREHIHRIAQEV